The Trichomycterus rosablanca isolate fTriRos1 chromosome 15, fTriRos1.hap1, whole genome shotgun sequence genome contains a region encoding:
- the LOC134329081 gene encoding histone H3 gives MARTKQTARKSTGGKAPRKQLATKAARKSAPATGGVKKPHRYRPGTVALREIRRYQKSTELLIRKLPFQRLVREIAQDFKTDLRFQSSAVMALQEASEAYLVGLFEDTNLCAIHAKRVTIMPKDIQLARRIRGERA, from the coding sequence ATGGCAAGAACCAAGCAGACCGCTCGTAAGTCCACCGGTGGTAAAGCGCCGAGGAAGCAGCTCGCCACTAAGGCTGCCCGCAAGAGCGCCCCGGCTACTGGCGGTGTGAAGAAACCTCACCGTTACAGGCCAGGTACCGTGGCTCTGCGTGAAATCCGCCGTTATCAGAAGTCCACTGAGTTGCTCATCCGCAAGCTGCCCTTCCAGCGCCTGGTTAGAGAGATCGCTCAGGACTTTAAGACCGATCTGCGCTTCCAGAGTTCTGCCGTCATGGCTCTGCAGGAGGCCAGTGAGGCTTACCTGGTCGGTCTGTTCGAGGACACCAACCTGTGCGCCATCCATGCCAAGAGGGTGACCATCATGCCTAAGGACATCCAGCTGGCCCGCCGTATTCGCGGAGAGCGAGCTTAA
- the LOC134329098 gene encoding histone H4, with translation MSGRGKGGKGLGKGGAKRHRKVLRDNIQGITKPAIRRLARRGGVKRISGLIYEETRGVLKVFLENVIRDAVTYTEHAKRKTVTAMDVVYALKRQGRTLYGFGG, from the coding sequence ATGTCCGGAAGAGGAAAAGGCGGCAAAGGTCTTGGAAAAGGAGGCGCTAAGCGTCACCGCAAAGTTCTCCGTGATAACATCCAAGGTATTACTAAACCCGCCATCCGCCGTTTGGCTCGCCGTGGCGGTGTGAAGCGTATTTCCGGCTTGATCTACGAGGAGACCCGCGGTGTGCTCAAGGTTTTCCTTGAGAACGTCATCCGTGATGCCGTCACCTACACCGAGCACGCCAAGAGAAAGACCGTCACCGCAATGGACGTGGTGTACGCTCTGAAACGCCAGGGACGCACCCTGTACGGATTCGGGGGTTAA